In Malus sylvestris chromosome 15, drMalSylv7.2, whole genome shotgun sequence, a single genomic region encodes these proteins:
- the LOC126603887 gene encoding uncharacterized protein LOC126603887, which produces MRWFKTPSIFSSNNHNLPYYNPIRENLVNNSETPKDGVPNKLFRLLRRLMSGGKIDGGSRTEAEEKLYSWLYALAQSDKDLVFEYVRSTERGLSFTEAERRLKENGPNVPVDYSFLSWWRILWNAFFHPFNIILIVLSVISYITSDSPNGCIMLVLVFISVSLRFYQEYGSSKAAMKLSEFVRCPVKVQRCAGRVVQTELVVQIDQRDVVPGDIVIFEPGDLFPGDVRLLSTKHLVVSQSSLTGESWTTEKTADIREDSSTPLLDLRNICFMGTNVVSGGGAGLVVSTGSKTYMSTMFSNIGKKKPPNEFEDGVRKISYVLVAVMLVVVTIIVVTDYTTSHDLTESILFGVSVASALTPQMLPLIVNTSLAKGALAMAKDRCIIKSLTAIRDMGSMDILCIDKTGTLTMNRAIMVNHLDSWGLQKEKVLQFAFLNSYFKTDQKYPLDDAILAHVYTNGYKFQPSKWKKIDEIPFDFIRRRVAIIMEREAEDRSHHISDRIVVTKGALEEVMKVCSFIEDVDGETNITFSTEHYQRILNLTEEISYEGLRVIGVAIKRLGTETNYQCRDDDETFESDMVFLGLITFFDPPKDSAKQALWRLAEKGVKAKVLTGDSLALSIRVCKEVGIRTTHVVTGPELELLDQDSFHETVKRATVLARLTPTQKLRVVQSLQTVGNHTVGFLGDGVNDSLALDAANVGISVDSGVSVAKDFADIILLEKDLNVLTAGVEHGRLTFGNTMKYIKMSVIANLGSVLSILIATLCLKYEPLTPRQLLTQNFLYSVGQIAIPWDKMEEDYVNVPQKWSKKGLPMFILWNGPVCTLFDVSTLMFLWFYYKADSLDDIVFFHSAWFIEGLLMQTLIIHLIRTEKIPFIQEIASWPVLCSTVLISAIGIAIPFTPIGDVMGFVELPLSYFGFLVVLFVGYIFVGQVVKRLYIMVYKSWL; this is translated from the exons ATGAGATGGTTCAAAACCCCTAGCATTTTCAGTTCAAATAATCACAACCTTCCTTACTACAACCCGATTCGCGAAAACCTCGTAAACAACTCTGAAACGCCGAAAGATGGTGTCCCCAACAAGCTCTTTCGACTACTTCGCAGGCTTATGTCTGGAG GAAAAATTGATGGGGGATCAAGGACTGAGGCAGAGGAGAAGCTCTACTCTTGGTTATACGCCTTGGCGCAGTCCGACAAGGATTTGGTTTTCGAGTATGTTCGATCCACTGAAAGGG GATTGAGCTTTACTGAAGCTGAGCGGAGATTGAAGGAAAATGGCCCGAATGTTCCTGTGGATTATTCTTTTCTGAGCTGGTGGCGTATTTTGTGGAATGCTTTCTTTCATCCTTTTAATATCATATTGATCGTCTTGTCTGTAATCTCGTACATAACCAGTGATAGCCCGAATGGATGTATCATGCTTGTTTTGGTCTTCATAAGTGTCTCCCTTCGATTCTATCAG GAATATGGCAGTTCAAAAGCGGCCATGAAACTCTCAGAATTCGTAAGGTGCCCGGTCAAAGTTCAAAGATGTGCAGGTAGAGTTGTTCAGACCGAATTAGTTGTACAAATTGATCAAAGAGATGTCGTTCCTGGCGACATTGTCATTTTCGAACCTGGAGACCTCTTTCCTGGTGATGTGAGGCTTCTGTCTACGAAACACCTTGTTGTAAG TCAGTCCTCATTAACAGGAGAGTCCTGGACAACTGAGAAAACAGCTGATATCAGAGAAGATTCGAGCACTCCATTGCTAGATTTACGGAATATTTGCTTCATG GGAACAAATGTAGTATCGGGCGGTGGAGCTGGTCTAGTGGTGTCCACCGGATCCAAGACGTACATGAGCACCATGTTTTCAAACATAGGAAAGAAGAAACCACCAAATGAATTTGAGGATGGTGTCCGCAAAATATCTTACGTTCTGGTTGCTGTTATGCTTGTAGTAGTCACCATCATAGTTGTAACTGACTACACTACATCTCATGATCTGACTGAGAGCATCCTTTTCGGAGTCTCAGTGGCAAGTGCACTCACTCCTCAAATGCTTCCTCTCATTGTTAACACAAGTCTCGCGAAAGGAGCACTTGCTATGGCCAAAGACAGATGCATAATCAAAAGCTTAACTGCGATACGGGACATGGGATCTAt GGATATCTTATGCATTGACAAGACCGGTACGCTCACCATGAACCGTGCAATAATGGTTAATCATCTGGACAGCTGGGGGTTACAGAAGGAAAAGGTTTTACAGTTTGCTTTCCTCAACTCCTATTTCAAGACCGACCAGAAGTATCCCCTTGACGATGCAATTTTGGCACATGTATATACCAATGGATACAAGTTCCAGCCTTCGAAATGGAAGAAAATAGATGAGATTCCTTTTGATTTCATAAGAAGAAGAGTAGCTATTATCATGGAGAGAGAGGCAGAAGACAGAAGCCACCACATTTCCGACAGAATTGTGGTGACAAAAGGAGCTCTGGAAGAAGTGATGAAAGTTTGTTCTTTTATAGAGGATGTTGACGGGGAAACGAATATAACTTTCTCTACAGAACACTATCAGAGGATTTTAAATCTGACAGAAGAAATTAGCTATGAGGGACTCAGAGTTATTGGGGTGGCAATAAAGAGGCTGGGAACA GAAACGAATTATCAATGCAGAGATGATGATGAAACTTTTGAATCAGACATGGTTTTCCTCGGCCTCATAACATTCTTTGACCCACCCAAGGACTCAGCAAAGCAAGCTCTGTGGCGGTTGGCTGAGAAGGGAGTGAAAGCAAAGGTCTTGACAGGTGACTCGCTCGCCCTATCAATTAGAGTATGCAAAGAAGTTGGTATCAGAACCACCCATGTAGTTACAGGGCCAGAGCTTGAGTTACTCGACCAAGATTCCTTTCATGAGACGGTTAAAAGAGCAACTGTACTAGCTCGACTCACCCCAACACAGAAACTCCGAGTTGTGCAGTCCCTGCAGACAGTTGGAAACCACACTGTTGGCTTCTTAGGAGATGGAGTCAATGACTCGCTTGCACTGGATGCAGCCAATGTTGGTATATCAGTTGATTCAGGAGTATCAGTTGCAAAAGACTTTGCTGACATTATATTACTGGAGAAGGACCTCAATGTCCTCACCGCTGGAGTTGAGCACGGTCGACTTACTTTTGGGAACACAATGAAGTACATAAAAATGTCAGTAATTGCCAATCTAGGAAGCGTTCTCTCAATTCTCATAGCAACCTTGTGTCTCAAGTATGAACCATTGACTCCACGACAGCTTCTTACGCAGAACTTCTTGTATAGTGTTGGGCAGATCGCAATTCCATGGGACAAAATGGAAGAAGATTATGTAAATGTCCcacaaaaatggtcgaagaaAGGCTTACCGATGTTCATTCTGTGGAATGGTCCTGTGTGTACTCTCTTTGACGTAAGCACACTTATGTTCCTTTGGTTCTATTATAAGGCTGACAGTCTGGATGACATTGTGTTCTTCCATTCTGCTTGGTTCATCGAAGGGCTTCTGATGCAGACTCTGATCATCCACTTGATCCGGACAGAGAAAATTCCATTCATTCAGGAGATTGCCTCATGGCCTGTGCTTTGTTCCACGGTTCTGATTTCCGCCATCGGAATTGCTATTCCTTTCACACCAATTGGGGATGTGATGGGATTCGTTGAGCTTCCGCTATCATACTTTGGATTTTTGGTGGTGCTTTTTGTAGGATATATTTTCGTCGGCCAGGTGGTCAAGAGACTATATATTATGGTTTACAAAAGCTGGCTTTAA